One Phormidium ambiguum IAM M-71 DNA window includes the following coding sequences:
- a CDS encoding WbqC family protein yields the protein MTIAVIHQPQYLPYLGFFHKLNQCDIFVVMDSVQFMRRGIQHRNKIKTSQGEQWLTVPVFHQPSREEEYIKDIRINSEIPWTRKHWNTLVTNYSPAPYFDLYARELQEILKEEWDYLCELNMILIEWLMEVLMIKKSIVYLSELAIEGTKSELLIDTCKAVGADTYLSGSGGKNYMDLSLFETAGIKVIWQEFNSPFYKQIFPELGFLPNLSIVDTLFCCGAKTSNFLGGN from the coding sequence ATGACGATCGCAGTAATTCATCAACCTCAATATTTGCCATATTTAGGATTCTTCCATAAACTCAATCAATGTGACATTTTTGTAGTGATGGATAGCGTGCAATTTATGCGACGTGGTATCCAACACCGCAACAAAATTAAAACCAGCCAAGGTGAGCAATGGTTAACAGTTCCCGTATTCCATCAACCCTCTAGAGAAGAAGAATATATCAAAGATATCCGAATTAATTCCGAAATTCCTTGGACAAGAAAACATTGGAATACGTTAGTCACTAACTACTCACCCGCTCCTTATTTCGATCTGTACGCCCGTGAACTCCAAGAAATACTGAAAGAAGAATGGGATTATCTCTGTGAGCTTAACATGATATTAATTGAATGGTTGATGGAAGTTTTAATGATTAAAAAGTCGATCGTTTATTTATCTGAATTGGCAATAGAAGGAACGAAAAGCGAACTGTTGATTGACACTTGTAAAGCAGTGGGTGCTGACACTTATTTATCTGGTTCTGGTGGTAAAAATTATATGGATTTATCACTTTTTGAAACTGCTGGAATCAAGGTAATTTGGCAAGAGTTTAATTCACCATTTTATAAACAGATATTTCCAGAACTGGGATTTTTACCCAACCTATCTATTGTCGATACTTTATTCTGCTGTGGTGCAAAAACCAGTAATTTCTTAGGAGGTAATTAA
- a CDS encoding sugar transferase codes for MNPEFYYCQLWDDFEQNKREVWSDKKWQEVETAYLKKRRGIWLNLVFKRLLDVAFASLGIVILCPVLALIAVAVRLSSPGPILFRQQRLGKLTKPFEIYKFRTMIDGAIDRGTGINTFKGDPRVTPIGRFLREYHLDELPQLFNVLRGEMSLVGPRPLLVQSLPTYTNEQKQRFLVFPGITAWEAVKGGLSNTLEERISLDIWYVNHWNFWLDLFIIFQTIPVVITKEGAYAKDDLAAKISSEKRDFVDN; via the coding sequence ATGAATCCAGAGTTTTATTATTGCCAGCTTTGGGATGATTTTGAACAAAATAAACGAGAAGTTTGGTCAGATAAAAAGTGGCAAGAAGTGGAAACAGCTTATTTGAAAAAACGCCGAGGAATTTGGTTGAATTTGGTATTTAAACGTTTATTAGATGTGGCATTTGCCAGCCTTGGGATCGTAATTTTATGCCCTGTTTTAGCTTTAATTGCTGTAGCAGTTCGCTTGAGTTCTCCCGGGCCTATTTTATTTCGTCAACAACGGTTAGGAAAGCTGACCAAGCCATTTGAAATTTACAAATTTCGGACTATGATTGATGGTGCGATCGATCGAGGTACAGGAATTAATACTTTTAAAGGCGATCCTCGTGTCACCCCTATCGGTCGATTTTTGCGCGAATATCATTTAGATGAATTACCCCAACTCTTCAATGTTTTGCGGGGCGAAATGAGTTTAGTTGGGCCTCGACCGCTGTTAGTTCAGAGTTTACCAACCTACACCAATGAGCAAAAACAACGCTTTTTAGTGTTTCCTGGTATTACAGCTTGGGAAGCAGTGAAAGGTGGTCTTTCCAATACCTTAGAAGAACGGATAAGTCTAGATATTTGGTATGTAAATCATTGGAATTTTTGGTTGGATTTGTTTATCATTTTTCAAACGATTCCCGTAGTAATTACCAAAGAAGGTGCATACGCAAAAGACGATCTTGCTGCCAAAATTAGCAGTGAAAAAAGGGATTTCGTTGACAATTAA
- a CDS encoding glycosyltransferase family 4 protein produces the protein MNKLLIVTAIPNALRAFLLPFGEHFRNQGWRVDAMANGVSACAECAKVFDRLWDVEFSRSPYHPRNLIVAPAKIREIVLREGYDIVHVHIAVPGFVTRYALKDVKKCQNPKIIYTAHGFNFYKGENSLKNTMFLNLEKLAGQWTDYLVTINHEDEAAAKHYGIVPAQKVRYMPGIGVNTQQYNPNAISEASVVQVQQELGLTPETPLFLSIAEFIPRKRHCDVLRAFAKVPIPEAHLAFAGSGSLMPKMQQLAINLGIADRVHFLGFRQDIPTLIKASVATVLASEQEGLPRSVMESLCMEVPVIGADIRGIRDLLEGDCGLLFELGNVEQLSQAMTWILDHPIAAKAMGKRAREIMAGYDLQHILALHETLYAEALEQVKEMIFV, from the coding sequence ATGAACAAACTGTTAATTGTGACTGCTATCCCCAATGCCCTTCGCGCTTTCTTGCTTCCTTTTGGCGAACATTTTCGCAATCAAGGATGGCGAGTAGATGCAATGGCGAATGGTGTTTCCGCTTGTGCTGAATGTGCAAAAGTTTTCGATCGTCTTTGGGATGTGGAATTTTCCCGCAGCCCTTATCATCCCCGAAATCTGATCGTTGCTCCGGCAAAAATCCGAGAAATTGTACTTCGGGAAGGCTATGATATCGTTCACGTTCATATAGCAGTTCCAGGTTTTGTCACTCGATACGCCCTGAAAGATGTAAAAAAATGTCAAAATCCAAAAATTATCTACACGGCTCACGGTTTTAACTTCTATAAAGGAGAAAATTCCTTAAAAAACACCATGTTTTTAAATTTGGAAAAGTTAGCAGGGCAATGGACTGATTACTTAGTAACAATCAATCACGAAGATGAAGCCGCTGCTAAGCATTACGGTATTGTTCCAGCCCAAAAAGTCCGCTATATGCCCGGAATTGGCGTAAATACTCAACAATACAACCCCAATGCTATTTCTGAAGCTTCTGTGGTGCAAGTGCAACAAGAACTAGGACTTACACCAGAAACACCTTTATTTTTATCAATTGCAGAATTCATTCCCCGCAAACGCCATTGCGATGTTTTACGGGCATTTGCAAAGGTTCCTATCCCAGAAGCTCACCTAGCGTTTGCTGGCTCTGGCTCATTAATGCCGAAAATGCAGCAATTAGCCATTAATTTAGGTATAGCAGACAGAGTGCATTTTTTGGGTTTTCGTCAGGACATCCCGACTTTAATCAAGGCTTCAGTAGCGACGGTGCTGGCTTCCGAACAAGAGGGGCTACCTAGAAGTGTTATGGAGTCTTTGTGCATGGAAGTTCCGGTTATTGGTGCTGATATTCGCGGAATTAGAGATTTGCTGGAAGGAGATTGCGGTTTACTTTTTGAGTTGGGGAATGTGGAACAACTTTCTCAGGCGATGACTTGGATTTTAGACCATCCCATAGCCGCAAAAGCAATGGGCAAGCGGGCACGGGAAATCATGGCTGGCTATGACTTGCAGCATATTCTCGCGTTACATGAAACGTTATATGCGGAAGCTTTAGAACAGGTAAAAGAAATGATTTTTGTTTAA
- a CDS encoding phenylacetate--CoA ligase family protein, which translates to MNNWKATKVELNTRIKSLAGLPNRFLARNAWQMSTDEFWNYQATAFKSLYEFARNRVPFYQKNLNDYPVLSSRDDNVLEILSQFPVLFKQTLRANNSNFWPSPLLPLTMFHTTSGTSGTPLRLSETLEEKGLFQAINEEFFLRICGTRYPRSLYLTGFMTPSPNSEELYWRDILFGNVALSIYSLHSRNRERIIELINNLKPQLIWGYASAVHQLAILLGDRTFLSKDRCVAVVTSETLQPDWRANIENSICRKVFNYYSSQECCHLAVECPEGQMHINPLVGIVEILDKYDRPVKEGKLGRVVVTGLLRKSMPLIRYELGDAAISTSYASNCSCGLKWPIISQVEGRLENLVKTRDGRRIGMLGYSVLKDLPGVKESQIVQVDYEKFICNIVKFEADLVENEYLEQLICDQLIKRLQTNVQVEFKYLSSIPRRGSRAKFSAVVVDFEQRDIPNHSEAVV; encoded by the coding sequence ATGAATAACTGGAAAGCCACCAAAGTTGAACTCAATACTAGAATTAAAAGTTTAGCAGGATTGCCAAATCGTTTCCTGGCGCGAAATGCTTGGCAGATGTCTACTGATGAATTCTGGAATTACCAAGCGACTGCTTTTAAATCCCTTTACGAATTTGCCAGAAATCGAGTTCCGTTTTACCAAAAGAATCTCAATGATTATCCGGTTCTTTCTTCTAGAGATGACAATGTTTTAGAAATTCTTTCTCAGTTTCCGGTTCTTTTTAAACAAACACTACGAGCCAACAATTCTAATTTTTGGCCTTCTCCATTGTTACCGTTAACAATGTTTCATACGACTAGCGGCACGAGTGGAACTCCGCTGCGTTTGTCGGAAACTCTTGAAGAAAAAGGATTGTTTCAGGCAATTAATGAAGAATTTTTTCTTCGGATTTGCGGAACTCGCTATCCGCGATCGCTTTATCTCACTGGGTTTATGACTCCTTCACCTAATAGTGAAGAATTATACTGGCGCGATATTTTATTTGGTAATGTTGCTTTGTCTATTTACTCATTACACTCTCGCAATCGAGAGCGAATTATTGAGTTAATTAACAACCTGAAACCACAATTAATCTGGGGTTACGCTTCAGCCGTTCACCAGTTAGCGATTCTGTTAGGCGATCGCACTTTTCTTTCAAAAGATCGATGTGTCGCTGTTGTCACTTCCGAAACTCTGCAACCTGATTGGCGTGCTAATATTGAAAACTCAATTTGCCGGAAAGTTTTTAACTATTACTCTTCACAAGAATGCTGTCATTTAGCTGTGGAATGTCCAGAAGGACAAATGCACATCAACCCACTAGTGGGTATTGTCGAGATTTTAGACAAATACGATCGACCCGTGAAAGAAGGCAAGTTAGGAAGAGTTGTCGTCACTGGACTGCTACGAAAAAGTATGCCTTTGATTCGTTACGAACTAGGAGATGCTGCCATATCTACAAGTTATGCCTCAAACTGTTCTTGTGGTTTGAAATGGCCGATTATTTCTCAAGTTGAAGGAAGGTTAGAGAACCTGGTAAAAACTAGGGATGGGCGCAGGATTGGAATGCTGGGTTACAGCGTTCTTAAAGACCTTCCTGGTGTTAAAGAAAGTCAGATTGTCCAAGTCGATTACGAAAAATTTATCTGTAATATTGTCAAATTTGAAGCAGATTTAGTAGAAAACGAGTATTTAGAACAGTTAATTTGTGACCAGCTAATTAAGCGTTTGCAGACAAACGTGCAGGTTGAATTTAAGTATCTTTCTTCCATTCCTCGCAGAGGTTCGAGAGCTAAGTTTAGTGCTGTTGTTGTTGATTTTGAACAGCGAGATATTCCCAATCATAGCGAGGCTGTTGTATGA
- a CDS encoding glycosyltransferase family 1 protein has translation MYFTDSTAKSKLHLQSTLGDRPIRILHVVGQMVRGGIETWLMHVLRHIDRDRFQMDFLVLTTQPGDYDEEIRALGSRIIPCVLDRWNPWSYAANFKRILREYGPYDIVHSHPHFFSGYVLRLAKQAGVPVRIAHSHNDSSLLQAQAGLYRRLYSTVMKHWIDRYATFGLGCARPAVAALFGANWESDPRWQVLYYGIDLKAFRDAIDPVTVRAELNIPVDAFVIGHVGRFAKQKNHLFLLKIAAEVVKREPKTYLLLLGDGVLRPTIEQEVAQLGLTDRVIFAGVRSDISRLMRGAMDIFLFPSFYEGLPLVSLEAQAAGLPCVFSDVITEEVDAVKPLVQRLSLSQPACVWADAVLAKFHDRSVIKQSEAMSVIQQSSLNIEKGVEALAKLYSLNASKSYLVCYPNSQINQSGEVYE, from the coding sequence ATGTATTTCACAGACTCGACAGCTAAATCAAAACTGCATCTGCAAAGCACTTTAGGCGATCGACCAATTCGGATCTTGCACGTAGTTGGTCAAATGGTGCGGGGTGGAATTGAAACCTGGTTAATGCACGTTTTGCGACATATCGATCGGGATCGCTTCCAGATGGATTTCCTAGTTCTCACAACTCAACCGGGAGATTACGATGAAGAGATTCGCGCCTTGGGTAGTCGAATTATCCCCTGTGTGCTCGATCGCTGGAATCCTTGGAGTTATGCTGCCAACTTCAAGCGCATCTTGCGCGAGTATGGCCCATACGACATCGTTCACAGCCACCCTCATTTCTTCAGCGGCTATGTTCTGCGCTTGGCAAAACAAGCTGGTGTACCCGTCCGCATTGCCCACAGCCATAATGATAGCTCTCTCCTCCAAGCTCAAGCCGGATTATATCGGCGCTTATATTCCACTGTGATGAAACATTGGATTGATCGCTATGCCACCTTTGGTTTAGGGTGCGCTCGCCCAGCAGTTGCCGCTTTGTTCGGTGCAAACTGGGAAAGCGATCCTCGTTGGCAAGTACTTTACTACGGTATTGACTTAAAAGCTTTTCGAGATGCGATCGATCCGGTTACAGTTCGCGCCGAGTTGAATATTCCAGTAGATGCCTTTGTCATCGGTCACGTTGGCCGATTTGCCAAACAAAAGAATCACCTGTTTCTCTTAAAAATTGCCGCAGAAGTTGTCAAACGAGAACCAAAAACATACCTGTTACTGCTCGGTGACGGCGTGCTGCGTCCGACAATAGAACAGGAAGTTGCACAATTAGGTTTAACTGACCGCGTAATCTTTGCGGGTGTTAGGTCTGATATATCTCGCTTGATGCGAGGTGCAATGGATATTTTCCTCTTTCCCTCTTTCTACGAAGGGTTGCCCCTAGTCTCGCTCGAAGCACAGGCGGCAGGGCTACCCTGTGTATTTTCAGATGTGATTACCGAAGAAGTAGATGCGGTCAAGCCGCTGGTGCAGCGACTATCCCTTTCGCAACCTGCTTGTGTCTGGGCGGATGCAGTGTTAGCGAAGTTTCACGATCGATCGGTCATTAAGCAATCTGAAGCTATGAGTGTTATTCAGCAGAGTTCCTTGAACATCGAAAAAGGTGTTGAAGCTCTGGCAAAACTTTATAGCTTGAACGCCAGCAAGTCTTACCTGGTGTGCTACCCAAATTCACAAATAAATCAATCTGGAGAAGTTTATGAATAA
- a CDS encoding glycosyl hydrolase family 28 protein, which translates to MNTQISSNTSLVELYPKSALLTESRTYSVKVNGQPVSVQKYNSTSYVQFAFAGKVDLEITADEAIDKYTLSPKSYEIPANRNQNTISFSLTEPRKLILHQPNSLDEKLFIFAEPLEEKSPNLNDLNVKNVLNYGVNNTGSQDATELIQKAIDEVSAQQGILYFPPGVYKIRQLDLKSNLTLYLAPGAVLEATKEINPSYGKGLIQIENAENVKIFGRGVINGNGSYWRSRGGWYSLILLKNAKNVLLQDTILLDPAVANVWMSYSENIDIYNLKILADPEPEFLNTDGFDFWSSRNIKIDNILYKGTDDVTSHGGDKNGAIQNNENINMINSVFYGGNGFKIGTTAKQDFIRNINYENIDVVFANELSGLWPISGASFENIYFKNIRVEDLLNSPRTDKSASLFQWKIQVPGWQPESSVDRLGSIRNVYINNLKVADRGGANSRFQGYGIDRNINNINFDNLSIEGKPIANSQEASFDFLPSQKDGNQYVNLNFTQSDPTIINITAPDIYASESGDAGEFRITRTGNLSQALTVNYTIRGTAENGVDYETIPNSVTIPAGASTGTIAIQPKFDNQAEGLETVFLSLHNLPNSTAYMLGSNFHAVVNIRD; encoded by the coding sequence ATGAATACCCAAATATCGTCAAATACAAGCTTAGTTGAACTTTACCCTAAGTCGGCTTTATTAACCGAAAGTCGCACTTATTCAGTCAAAGTAAATGGTCAACCTGTATCAGTACAAAAATATAACTCTACTAGTTATGTTCAATTCGCTTTTGCTGGGAAAGTTGATCTAGAAATTACAGCTGATGAAGCGATCGACAAATATACTCTTAGTCCTAAAAGCTATGAGATTCCAGCTAACCGCAACCAAAACACAATTTCTTTTTCCCTCACCGAACCCAGAAAGTTAATTCTGCATCAACCCAATTCCTTAGATGAAAAATTATTTATTTTTGCCGAACCTTTAGAAGAAAAATCTCCTAATCTTAACGACCTTAATGTGAAAAATGTTTTAAATTATGGAGTTAATAACACTGGCTCACAAGACGCAACAGAGTTAATTCAAAAAGCGATCGATGAAGTTTCTGCCCAACAAGGGATTCTTTATTTCCCGCCTGGAGTATACAAAATTAGACAACTCGACTTGAAGAGTAATCTAACTTTGTACTTAGCTCCCGGAGCAGTTTTGGAAGCAACGAAAGAAATTAATCCATCCTACGGTAAGGGTTTAATTCAGATTGAAAATGCTGAGAATGTGAAAATTTTTGGGCGCGGCGTTATCAATGGTAATGGTAGTTATTGGCGATCGAGAGGCGGATGGTACAGTTTAATTTTATTGAAGAATGCTAAAAATGTTCTCTTACAAGATACTATTCTTCTAGATCCAGCAGTGGCTAATGTTTGGATGTCTTATTCCGAGAATATTGATATTTACAATCTGAAGATTTTAGCCGATCCAGAACCGGAATTTCTGAATACAGATGGCTTTGATTTTTGGTCTTCGAGAAACATTAAAATCGACAATATCCTTTACAAAGGAACGGATGATGTTACTTCTCACGGTGGTGACAAGAATGGCGCAATTCAAAATAATGAAAATATTAATATGATCAATTCTGTATTTTATGGCGGTAATGGTTTCAAAATAGGCACAACAGCAAAACAAGACTTTATCCGAAATATAAATTATGAAAATATTGATGTGGTTTTTGCTAATGAGTTATCAGGATTATGGCCTATATCAGGAGCAAGCTTTGAGAATATTTACTTCAAAAATATTAGGGTAGAAGACCTTCTCAATTCACCGAGAACTGATAAATCAGCTAGTTTATTCCAATGGAAAATTCAAGTACCGGGATGGCAACCAGAATCTTCTGTTGATAGATTGGGCTCGATTAGAAACGTCTATATAAATAACTTAAAAGTGGCCGATCGCGGCGGTGCAAATTCCCGTTTTCAAGGTTACGGTATCGATCGAAACATTAACAATATAAATTTTGATAACCTTTCGATTGAAGGAAAGCCGATCGCAAATTCTCAAGAAGCTTCCTTTGATTTTCTACCTAGTCAAAAAGATGGAAATCAATATGTTAACTTAAATTTTACTCAAAGCGATCCAACAATTATCAATATAACAGCGCCAGATATATATGCTTCTGAATCTGGGGATGCGGGAGAATTTCGGATTACGCGCACAGGTAATTTAAGTCAAGCATTAACGGTAAATTATACGATTCGAGGAACAGCTGAAAATGGTGTAGATTATGAAACTATTCCTAACTCCGTAACGATTCCTGCGGGTGCGAGTACGGGTACGATCGCAATTCAACCCAAATTCGACAATCAAGCAGAGGGACTCGAAACCGTTTTTCTTTCTTTGCACAACCTGCCAAACAGCACTGCATATATGCTGGGCTCAAATTTCCACGCCGTAGTGAATATCCGTGATTGA
- a CDS encoding lipopolysaccharide biosynthesis protein, whose product MEQIKPLTLRRNFSWTFAGNAVYAACQWGMLIVLAKLGSPEIVGQFTLGLAVTAPVIMLTNLSLRNVQATDAKHKYQFGDYLGLRLIATTLGLLIILGITIASGYSQQTSLVILTIGLAKGFESISDVFYGLIQQHERMNRIAISMMIKGLLSLLLLTIGIYFTGNVLWGSVGLAIAWAIILLNYDVPSGALMLKTRPWQRGKQKSTQTFSHLLHPHWHLKTLGQLTWLALPLGVVMMLISLNSNIPRYFIESYLGERELGIFAALAYLMVAGNMVIAALGQSASPRLAKYYATGNLQAFRTLLIKLVGMGTAVGVVAVLIAMVAGRELLTIIYQPEYAGEQVLFVQLMVAAAIGYVASFLGYGITAARYFVIQIPLFVAVTGTSAIASLWLIPLMGLSGAALALILSAFVQTIFSLGVIFYALSKIPKPGEMEI is encoded by the coding sequence ATGGAACAGATCAAACCACTAACATTACGTCGAAATTTTTCTTGGACATTTGCTGGTAATGCTGTTTATGCAGCTTGTCAATGGGGAATGTTGATTGTACTAGCTAAACTTGGTTCGCCGGAAATAGTCGGTCAGTTTACTTTGGGTTTAGCGGTGACGGCACCTGTAATCATGTTAACTAATCTTTCGCTTCGCAATGTACAAGCGACTGATGCTAAACACAAGTATCAATTTGGTGATTACCTGGGTTTGAGATTGATTGCTACTACTTTGGGACTTTTAATAATTTTGGGAATTACGATCGCATCTGGATACAGTCAGCAAACATCGCTGGTGATTCTTACTATTGGTTTGGCTAAGGGATTTGAGTCAATCAGCGATGTATTTTATGGACTCATCCAACAGCATGAACGGATGAATCGCATCGCTATTTCAATGATGATTAAAGGTTTGTTGTCACTTTTGCTGTTAACTATTGGGATCTATTTTACTGGAAATGTTTTGTGGGGAAGTGTAGGATTAGCGATCGCTTGGGCAATTATTTTACTTAATTATGATGTGCCCAGTGGTGCTTTAATGCTAAAAACTAGACCTTGGCAAAGAGGTAAGCAGAAAAGTACTCAAACTTTTTCTCATCTATTACATCCCCATTGGCATCTAAAAACTTTAGGTCAACTTACTTGGTTAGCTTTACCTTTGGGTGTGGTAATGATGTTGATTTCTTTGAACAGCAATATCCCGCGATATTTTATCGAATCTTATTTAGGGGAAAGAGAACTGGGGATTTTTGCGGCTTTGGCGTACTTGATGGTAGCAGGAAACATGGTAATTGCTGCTTTGGGACAATCAGCTAGTCCTCGATTAGCGAAATATTATGCAACTGGAAATCTTCAAGCTTTTCGCACACTGCTAATCAAGTTAGTAGGGATGGGTACAGCAGTTGGTGTTGTGGCGGTTTTAATAGCAATGGTTGCAGGTCGAGAACTATTGACTATTATTTATCAGCCTGAATATGCCGGGGAACAAGTTTTATTTGTTCAGTTAATGGTAGCAGCGGCGATCGGTTATGTGGCTTCTTTTTTGGGTTATGGAATTACCGCAGCAAGGTATTTTGTAATTCAAATTCCTTTGTTTGTTGCGGTTACTGGTACTTCTGCGATCGCTAGTCTCTGGTTAATTCCGTTGATGGGATTATCTGGGGCGGCGTTAGCATTAATTCTGTCAGCTTTTGTGCAAACTATTTTTAGTTTAGGAGTAATATTTTATGCCTTATCTAAAATTCCTAAACCTGGGGAAATGGAAATTTAA